A part of Microbacterium atlanticum genomic DNA contains:
- a CDS encoding potassium channel family protein: MVERIRGDAPVLVIGLGRFGAACAGELDRLDREVLAIDESLDLVQKWSERVTHTVQADARNIDALKQIGAQDFQVAVVAVGSLIEASVLITANLVDLKVPQIWAKAVSQSHGKILARVGANHVIYPEREAGERVAHLVSGRMLDFIRFDDDFALAKLYPPKFIRGVGLNESGVRTKYNVTVVGVKSPGKPFRYAEANTVVTNHDLIIVSGTNSDIERFASLER, translated from the coding sequence TTGGTTGAGCGGATCAGGGGCGACGCGCCCGTGCTCGTGATCGGACTCGGTCGCTTCGGCGCCGCCTGCGCCGGGGAGCTGGACCGGCTCGACCGGGAGGTGCTCGCGATCGACGAGAGCCTCGACCTGGTGCAGAAGTGGTCCGAGCGCGTGACGCACACCGTGCAGGCCGACGCGCGCAACATCGATGCGCTCAAGCAGATCGGCGCCCAGGACTTCCAGGTGGCCGTGGTCGCCGTCGGCTCGCTGATCGAGGCATCCGTCCTCATCACGGCCAATCTCGTCGACCTGAAGGTGCCGCAGATCTGGGCCAAGGCGGTGTCGCAGTCGCACGGCAAGATCCTCGCGCGCGTCGGCGCCAACCACGTGATCTATCCCGAGCGGGAGGCCGGCGAGCGTGTCGCCCACCTCGTGAGCGGACGGATGCTGGACTTCATCCGGTTCGACGACGACTTCGCGCTGGCCAAGCTCTACCCGCCGAAGTTCATCCGCGGCGTGGGCCTGAACGAGTCGGGGGTGCGGACGAAGTACAACGTCACCGTCGTCGGCGTGAAGAGCCCGGGCAAGCCCTTCCGCTACGCCGAGGCGAACACCGTGGTCACCAACCACGACCTCATCATCGTGTCGGGCACGAACTCCGACATCGAGAGGTTCGCGTCGCTCGAGCGGTGA
- a CDS encoding nuclear transport factor 2 family protein, whose protein sequence is MSDRESTAADAERWLDAYRRAWTSNDPDDIRAAFTDDAEYRTEPFRAPISGHDAIVASWLERQDEPGTWQFDARVVGVDGRRVFIQGETRYASGTTYSNLWDVTLADDPRASSFTEWWMDHARPS, encoded by the coding sequence ATGAGCGACCGAGAGAGCACCGCCGCCGACGCCGAGCGCTGGCTCGACGCGTACCGCCGCGCGTGGACGAGCAACGATCCCGACGACATCCGGGCGGCCTTCACCGACGATGCCGAGTACCGGACCGAGCCGTTCCGGGCGCCGATCAGCGGCCACGACGCGATCGTCGCCTCGTGGCTGGAGCGGCAGGACGAGCCGGGGACGTGGCAGTTCGATGCGCGCGTCGTCGGGGTGGACGGCCGCCGGGTCTTCATTCAGGGCGAGACGCGATACGCCTCCGGCACGACCTACAGCAATCTGTGGGATGTCACGCTCGCCGACGACCCACGCGCGAGCTCGTTCACCGAGTGGTGGATGGATCACGCGCGGCCGAGCTGA
- the proC gene encoding pyrroline-5-carboxylate reductase, whose amino-acid sequence MPSRPTLLPPIAILGAGSMGGAIARGISRSGLAGGGVTATNRSRAKAAELDGLAAVTSVALEDHETANTDAAAAADVILVGVKPAMVPGLLREIAPAVRPGAVVVSLAAGVTIATFEQILGDGVAVLRSMPNTPALVGRAVTGLAAGNHADPAAVDTARRVFETVGTVVEVPESQIDALSTISGSGPAYFFLLVEEFTKAAMDKGFARAEARLMAEQTFIGAAALLEASADEPAELRRRVTSPKGTTERAIAVLQQARLDEVFAEATDAALARAKELAAGG is encoded by the coding sequence ATGCCCTCTCGCCCCACGCTGCTTCCTCCCATCGCGATCCTCGGTGCCGGCTCGATGGGCGGCGCCATCGCCCGCGGGATCTCCCGGTCCGGGCTCGCGGGCGGCGGGGTGACCGCCACCAACCGCTCGCGGGCCAAGGCCGCGGAGCTCGACGGCCTCGCCGCGGTGACCAGCGTCGCGCTGGAGGATCACGAGACGGCGAACACGGATGCCGCCGCCGCTGCCGACGTCATCCTCGTGGGCGTCAAGCCGGCGATGGTGCCCGGCCTGCTGCGCGAGATCGCGCCGGCGGTGCGGCCGGGAGCCGTCGTGGTCAGCCTCGCCGCCGGCGTGACGATCGCGACGTTCGAGCAGATCCTCGGCGACGGCGTCGCGGTGCTGCGCTCCATGCCCAACACGCCGGCACTGGTCGGCCGCGCGGTGACGGGCCTCGCGGCGGGGAATCACGCCGACCCCGCGGCGGTGGACACGGCTCGGCGCGTCTTCGAGACGGTCGGCACCGTCGTGGAGGTGCCCGAGTCGCAGATCGACGCACTGTCCACCATCTCGGGCTCGGGTCCGGCGTACTTCTTCCTCCTGGTCGAGGAGTTCACGAAGGCCGCGATGGACAAGGGCTTCGCGCGCGCGGAGGCGCGACTCATGGCCGAGCAGACCTTCATCGGCGCAGCCGCGCTCCTCGAGGCATCCGCCGATGAGCCGGCCGAGCTGCGCCGGCGGGTCACGAGTCCCAAGGGCACCACCGAGCGCGCCATCGCCGTGCTGCAGCAGGCCCGGCTCGACGAGGTGTTCGCCGAGGCCACCGATGCGGCGCTCGCCCGCGCGAAGGAACTCGCCGCCGGCGGGTGA
- a CDS encoding ArsR/SmtB family transcription factor, with translation MHALDVLGDPVRRRILELLAEGELSAGRIGAAVQREFGISQPAVSQHLRVLREAGFASVRPDGTRRLYAISPAPLEDAAAWFDPFRRFWQPHLDALATELARGRRERRRREAGAQDGPAAGSGATEPAPRPETSEPTTPQEE, from the coding sequence ATGCACGCGCTGGACGTCCTCGGTGATCCGGTCCGGCGGCGCATCCTCGAGCTCCTCGCGGAGGGCGAGCTGAGCGCCGGCCGGATCGGCGCCGCGGTCCAGCGCGAATTCGGCATCTCCCAGCCGGCCGTGTCGCAGCACCTCCGGGTGCTGCGCGAGGCGGGTTTCGCATCCGTCCGCCCTGACGGCACCCGGCGCCTGTACGCGATCTCCCCCGCTCCGCTCGAGGACGCGGCGGCCTGGTTCGACCCGTTCCGCCGCTTCTGGCAGCCCCACCTCGATGCCCTGGCGACGGAGCTGGCGCGCGGCCGACGCGAACGGCGACGTCGGGAGGCGGGCGCTCAGGACGGTCCGGCCGCGGGGTCCGGGGCGACGGAGCCCGCGCCCCGACCCGAGACATCAGAACCGACAACCCCGCAGGAGGAGTGA
- a CDS encoding SRPBCC domain-containing protein, which produces MVDVQAQVAAVTREIASDEIDGFPSRVQTLAQTYPSPIDDVWDAVTSAARIARWFLPVSGDLVLGGRYQFEGNAGGEIQECATPADGRAHYKATWEYGGGVTWLTVRLTAEGPEATRLELEHVARTDDVPDGFWETYGPGATGVGWDGGLLGLSLHLSGSGDGPTPAEAEAWALSNEGRAFYRAAADGWGAAHAADGTDAETARRAADNTYAFYTGQTPEADGTP; this is translated from the coding sequence ATGGTGGACGTACAGGCGCAGGTCGCCGCGGTGACGCGCGAGATCGCAAGCGACGAGATCGACGGATTCCCGTCGCGCGTGCAGACGCTCGCGCAGACGTACCCGTCACCCATCGACGACGTCTGGGACGCCGTGACGAGCGCGGCGCGCATCGCCCGGTGGTTCCTGCCCGTCTCGGGCGACCTCGTGCTGGGCGGCAGGTACCAGTTCGAGGGGAACGCCGGGGGCGAGATCCAGGAGTGCGCAACGCCGGCGGACGGACGCGCGCACTACAAGGCGACCTGGGAGTACGGCGGCGGCGTGACGTGGCTGACCGTCCGCCTGACCGCGGAGGGGCCGGAAGCCACTCGCCTCGAACTGGAGCACGTGGCCCGCACCGACGACGTCCCGGACGGCTTCTGGGAGACGTACGGCCCCGGTGCGACGGGCGTCGGCTGGGACGGCGGACTGCTCGGCCTGTCGCTGCACCTGTCCGGCTCCGGCGACGGGCCGACGCCGGCCGAGGCCGAGGCGTGGGCGCTCTCGAACGAGGGGCGGGCCTTCTACCGCGCGGCCGCCGACGGCTGGGGAGCGGCCCATGCCGCCGACGGGACGGACGCCGAGACGGCTCGCCGGGCCGCCGACAACACCTACGCGTTCTACACCGGGCAGACCCCGGAGGCCGACGGGACGCCGTGA
- a CDS encoding alpha/beta hydrolase, protein MTLFDGIIARRVETPDLTVNVLERDGDDPATPPERTIVFVHGNVSSSLFWQPLMLDLPTDLRVIAIDLRGYGGTEHAPIDATRGMRDFSDDVRATLTALEIPTAHFVGWSMGAGVIMQYALEHSVLSLTLEAPISPYGVGGTRPDGSRLTDDDAGCGGGTVNPDFVQRLIDHDMSDDPNSPRSVFRSGYVAPGFQTPHEDVWVESMLTTSTATGNYPGDSVTSESWPGFAAGRIGVLNAMAPGHCDLSGIVGLDPKPPVLWIHGRLDPIVSDASFYDYNNLGKLGIVPDWPGDDIAPPQAMVSQTRDVLARYADGGGEVTELDLEDVGHTPHLERPAEFRHALLEVIGYVGHPSDPAPPTETIILRSSD, encoded by the coding sequence ATGACCCTCTTCGACGGCATCATCGCACGCCGCGTCGAGACGCCCGACCTGACCGTGAACGTGCTCGAGCGGGACGGCGACGACCCCGCGACGCCCCCCGAGCGGACGATCGTCTTCGTCCACGGCAACGTGTCGTCGTCGCTGTTCTGGCAGCCGCTGATGCTCGACCTGCCGACCGATCTCCGCGTCATCGCCATCGACCTCCGCGGCTACGGCGGCACCGAGCACGCGCCCATCGACGCCACGCGCGGGATGCGGGACTTCAGCGACGACGTGCGGGCGACCCTGACGGCGCTGGAGATCCCCACGGCCCACTTCGTCGGATGGTCGATGGGCGCCGGTGTGATCATGCAGTACGCCCTCGAGCACTCCGTGCTCAGCCTGACGCTGGAAGCACCGATCTCGCCGTACGGCGTCGGCGGCACGCGCCCGGACGGCAGCCGCCTCACGGACGACGACGCCGGCTGCGGCGGCGGCACCGTGAACCCGGACTTCGTGCAGCGCCTCATCGACCATGACATGAGCGACGACCCCAACTCTCCCCGCAGCGTCTTCCGCTCCGGGTACGTCGCACCCGGCTTCCAGACCCCGCACGAGGACGTGTGGGTGGAGTCGATGCTCACCACGTCCACCGCCACGGGCAACTACCCGGGCGACTCTGTGACGAGCGAGAGCTGGCCGGGATTCGCGGCCGGCAGGATCGGCGTGCTGAACGCGATGGCTCCCGGTCACTGCGACCTCAGCGGGATCGTCGGGCTCGACCCGAAGCCGCCGGTGCTCTGGATCCATGGGCGCCTGGACCCGATCGTGTCGGACGCGTCCTTCTACGACTACAACAACCTCGGAAAGCTCGGCATCGTGCCGGACTGGCCGGGCGACGACATCGCGCCGCCGCAGGCCATGGTGTCGCAGACGCGGGACGTGCTGGCCCGCTACGCCGACGGCGGGGGCGAGGTCACCGAGCTCGACCTCGAGGACGTCGGCCACACCCCGCACTTGGAGCGGCCCGCGGAGTTCCGCCATGCGCTCCTCGAGGTCATCGGATACGTCGGGCACCCCAGCGACCCGGCGCCGCCGACCGAGACGATCATCCTCCGGTCATCCGACTGA
- a CDS encoding LLM class F420-dependent oxidoreductase — protein sequence MEYCVFTEPQQGASYDDQLAFAQTAERLGFDGFFRSDHYLHMGDGEGLPGPTDAWTTLAGLARETSRIRLGTLVSSVTYRVPGVLAIQVAQVDAMSGGRVELGLGTGWFAREHEAYGIPFPAKRFDLLEEQLELLTGLWSTPAGETYSFEGAHYRLTDAPALPKPVQRRIPLIVGGGGPRRTPDLAARYATEFNIGFRSEEESAQKFAGVRQACERAGRDPASLKLSVALPTVAGASAADLDRRATRIDRTVDELRGDVNIVGDRDEIVAKVERLAALGAQRVYFQLLDLQDVSHVEYLGEVLPHLPR from the coding sequence ATGGAGTACTGCGTCTTCACCGAGCCGCAGCAGGGAGCGAGCTACGACGACCAGCTGGCGTTCGCCCAGACGGCCGAGCGGCTCGGTTTCGACGGATTCTTCCGCTCGGACCACTACCTCCACATGGGAGACGGAGAGGGGCTCCCCGGTCCCACCGACGCGTGGACGACGCTCGCCGGCCTCGCCCGCGAGACCTCCCGGATCCGCCTCGGCACCCTGGTCTCGTCGGTGACCTACCGGGTGCCGGGCGTGCTCGCGATCCAGGTCGCGCAGGTCGACGCCATGTCGGGCGGCCGCGTCGAGCTGGGCCTGGGCACCGGCTGGTTCGCGCGCGAGCACGAGGCGTACGGCATCCCTTTCCCCGCGAAGCGGTTCGACCTCCTCGAGGAGCAGCTCGAGCTCCTCACGGGCCTGTGGAGCACCCCCGCGGGCGAGACCTACAGCTTCGAGGGCGCCCACTACCGGCTGACGGATGCCCCGGCCCTGCCGAAGCCGGTCCAGCGGCGGATCCCGCTCATCGTGGGCGGCGGCGGGCCACGGCGCACGCCGGACCTCGCGGCACGGTACGCGACGGAGTTCAACATCGGCTTCCGCTCGGAGGAGGAGTCGGCACAGAAGTTCGCCGGCGTGCGCCAGGCGTGCGAGCGGGCCGGACGCGACCCGGCGTCGCTGAAGCTCTCGGTCGCGCTGCCCACGGTGGCCGGGGCATCCGCCGCCGACCTGGACCGTCGCGCCACCCGCATCGACCGGACCGTGGACGAGCTGCGCGGCGACGTCAACATCGTCGGCGACCGCGACGAGATCGTCGCGAAGGTCGAGCGCCTCGCGGCGCTCGGTGCCCAGCGCGTGTACTTCCAGCTCCTCGACCTGCAGGACGTCTCGCACGTCGAGTACCTCGGCGAGGTGCTTCCCCACCTCCCCCGCTGA